The DNA window CTCGTGCAGCATCTCCGAACCACTGACCGATCTGATCCGGCTGGGGCTGGTGAACGGGGGCTACGAGGAATGAGCGAGCGCAGCGAGCGAATCAGCAGGTTCAGTGCGGTGGTGCCTCATGTCGGCACGGAGCGGAGCGGAGTGGCGGCATGAGCTGGGTGACGGGTGCCGCGGGTTCGGCGTACGGGGTGGCCAACCTGCCGTACGGGGTGTTCCGGCAGGGCGACCGCGAGCCGCGGATCGGCGTGCGCATCGGTGACTTCGTGCTGGACCTGGCGGGCGCGGAGGCCGCCGGGCTGGTGCTGGCCGCCGGCGCGCTGGGTCGGCACACCCTCAACGACTTCATGGCGCTCGGCCGTCCGCAGTGGACCGCCGTGCGACAGCGGATCACCGAGCTGCTCACCGACCCGGCGCACCGGCCGGCCGTGGAGCCGCTGCTGGTGCCGCTGCGCGAGGTGGAACTGCTGCTCCCGTTCGAGGTCGCCGACTACGTCGACTTCTACTCGTCCGAGCACCACGCGTCGAACGTCGGGCAGATCTTCCGCCCCGGCCAGCCGCCGCTGCTGCCGAACTGGAAGCACGTGCCGATCGGCTACCACGGCCGGGCCGGCACCGTGGTCGTCTCGGGCACCCCCGTGGTGCGCCCGACCGGCCAGCGGGCCACCGCGCAGGGCCCGACCACCGGCGCCTCCGTCCGGCTGGACATCGAGGCCGAGGTGGGCTTCGTGGTCGGGGTGCCGAGCCGGCTCGGCGACCGGGTCCCGGTCGCGGACTTCGCCGACCACGTCTTCGGCGTGGTGCTGGTCAACGACTGGTCGGCCCGGGACATCCAGGCCTGGGAGTACCAGCCGCTCGGCCCGTTCCTGGGCAAGTCCTTCGCCACCTCGGTCTCGGCGTGGGTCACCCCGCTGGACGCGCTGGCCGACGCCTTCGTGCCCGCGCCCGACCAGGACCCGCCGGTCCAGGACTACCTGCACGACACCCCGCACCTCGGGCTCGACCTGAGCCTGTCGGTCGAGTGGAACGGCGAGCGGGTCGCCGAACCGCCGTTCGCCACCATGTACTGGACCCCGGCCCAGCAGCTCGCCCACCTCACCGTCAACGGCGCCGCCCTGCGGACCGGCGACCTCTACGCCTCCGGCACCGTCTCCGGGCCGGAGCGCGGGCAGGTCGGCTCGTTCCTGGAACTGACCTGGGGCGGCGCCGAGCCGGTCAAGTTCGCCGACGGCGCCGAGCGAACCTTCCTTGAGGACGGCGACACCGTCACGATCACCGCCACCGCGCCCGGCCCGGACGGCACCACGATCGCCCTCGGCGAGGTCAGCGGCAGCATCCTGCCGGCGCGCTGAGTCGTCCTGTTCACTCTCCGTCCCCGGTCGCACCCGCTGTGCGACCGGGGACGTTTCCTTCGCCGTTGATCGTCGCGGATTGCGTACGCCCCGGCGGTGCGGGCCGGGGCGCACCCGAGTGGAACAGGAAGGACCGCGAGGATGACCGAGTTGACCGGCGCCATCTGGCGCACCAGCAGCCGCTCCAACGATCAGGGCCTCTGCGTCGAGGTGGCGACCAACGTGGTCGCCGCGCACGGCGTGGTGGGCGTACGCGACTCGAAGGACCGCCAGGGTCCCGCGCTCGCGGTCAGCCCACCGGGCTGGACCGCGTTCGTCGCCGCGATCCGGGGTGACGCCTTCCGCTCCTGACCGCTCACCGCGCCCGGTGCCCCGCGATCGGGGCACCGGTGGTGGAAATGTCACCGCAAGGCTCCCCTTACCCGGTGACGGCCCGTACCGTGGACGACACGGGAGGTGCCATGTCGACGGTGACGGTTTCCGCATTCATCGAAGCGCAGGACGTCGACGTCTGGCGGCTCCTCACCGACCTCCCGGCGCGGGCCGACTGGCTCTCCGCGGTCGGCGACGTCGAGATCCTCACCTCGGGCGACCTCGGGGCCGGCACCGCCTGGCGGGAGACCCGGGTGCGACCCGACGGCGTCGCCGAGCCGGAGGAGTTCCTGGTGGTCGAGGCGGTCGCCCCGGCGCGGCTGGTGCTCAGCTCGCGGGGCGCGGGCGCGGACTACCGGATCACCTGGACGCTGCGCACCGTCGAGCGCCGGCGGCGCGGCTGCACCGAGGTCACCGTCGAGCACGAGGCGGTGCCGACCCGCCCGTACGGCCGGGTGCTGGCGCTGATCCTCGGCGGTCTGGCGGCCCGTGCGGTCGAGGGTGCCCTCCGCCGGGACCTGGCCGACCTGGCGCTGGCCGTCGGGCCCACCCGGTCCGCCGAGGCCGCCTGAGCCGACCCCGCCGGCGGATCTGGCCCCCGGCCGGGCGCGCGGCCCCCGGGGACCGCCGCTGGGTAGGGTGCCGGGCGGAGGTGCGGCATGGGCAAGCCCGCGGGGCGGCGGATCATGGTGGCGGTCGTGGCGGTGCTGGCCGTCGCGGCGGCGGCCGCCGTGGTCGTCCGGGTCCTCGCGCCCGCCGAGGTCGAGACGGTCGCCCGGGGGGCGTACCCGGCCGCGCCGACGCCGCCGGTCGGGGTGATCGGCCGGCTGCCGGTGGCGCCGCTGGTCGTGGACGGCCGGCTCCGCGTCTACGCGGGCGCCCGCCAGGTGTACGCGGACCAGCCCGTCTCCGGGAAGCACCGGGTCACCCCGTTCTGGTCGTACCGCCGCTGGCCGGCCAAGCTGGTCGGGGTGCTCGCCGAGGGCACCACGGTGGTCAGTCGCTGGTCGGACGGGAAGCTGGTGGCGCTGGACGCGCGTACCGGGCGGGTCGCCTGGCGGGCCGACGGGCCGGAGCCCGGCGACGTGCCGAAGCCCCGCCGCACCTACGCCGCCACGGTCTGGGATCCGGCGGGCCTGCACGTCACCCGGTCCGCCGACGGCCGCACGGTGCTGGTCGCGGCCGGTCCCGGCGGGGTCGGCGGGTACGCCCTGGCGGACGGCCGACGGCTGTGGCGTTCGGAGGTGGCGCGGGGCTGCCGCGCCGACGTGGGCACCACGGCCGCCGGCGAGCTGCTCGGGGTCGACTCCTGCGCCGGGCCGGCAACGGTCGAGTTCCGGGACGCGGCCACCGGCGCGGTACGGACCCGCTGGCGCCCGCCGGACGCCCCGGAGCAGCTCGTGGTGACGCCGCTCGGCTGCCGGGACGGGAACTCGGCCTGCCGCGGGCTGCGTACCTCCGGGCGGGGCGACGAGACCGGCCGGGGCTGGCTGGTGCCCGGCGCGGGTGCGCCGGTTGCCGCTCCCGCCCTGGACGGCCCGGACAGCGAGCTGGACGGCGAGCACGCGGTGGGCGCCGCGGGCGGCGTGGTCACCGGGCGGTCGGCCCGCACCGGCGCCCAGGTGTGGCGCCGGGACGACCTGGGGCAGGTCCGGATCCTGGCGGTCGAGCCGGGCCGGGTGCACCTGCTGACCGGGGCGCGGGAGCTGGTCACGATCGATCCGGCCACCGGGGCGGAGCGGTCGCGGTTCACCATGGACATCGGCCGGGACGGGACCGGGTGGCAGCCCGGCCGGGCGCACGCGGTGGACGGCTACGTTGCGGTGGAACGGCTCCGCGAGCGGGCCCGCCCGGACGACGACGACCAGGGGTACTTCCTGATGGCCGAGCCGGTGCTCCTGGCCCGTACCTGATCACCCGGGTTATTCGACAAAACGGACAAAAGGCACTAGAGTTCCCTTATATGGTCGGTGAGGCGTCCGGGGCCGGTCCGTAGGGGGTTGACGGACCGGCCCCGGACCTGCGCCGTCAGGCCACCGCGGCCTCGGCGGCGACCAGGAAGGCGTCGTTCTCGGCCGGGGTGCCGATGGTGACCCGCACGCCGTCGCCGGGGAACGGCCGGACGATAACGCCGCGCGCCTCGCACGCCCGGCCGAACTCGACGGCCCGCTCGCCCAGCGGCAGCCAGACGAAGTTGGCCTGGCTGTCCGGCACGTCCGGGACGAACTTGCGCAGCGCCTCGGTGACCCGGTCCCGCTCGGCGACGACCAGCGCGCAGCGGCGCTCGACCTCGTCGGCCTGCGCGAGCGCGGCCAGCGCGCCCGCCTGCGCGGCCATGCTGGTCGAGAAGGGGGTGACCACCTTGCGCACGGCGGCGGCCACGGTCGGCTCGGCGACCAGCCAGCCGATCCGCAGGCCGGCCAGGCCCCACGCCTTGGACAGGGTGCGCAGCACCGCCACGTTCGGCCGGTCCAGGTAGCTCAGGCCGTCCGGAACCTGGGCGTCGGTGACGAACTCCCGGTACGCCTCGTCGATCACCACGAGCACGTCGTCCGGCACCGCGTCCAGGAAGCAGTCCAGCTCGGCCTTCCGGACCGCCGTGCCGGTCGGGTTGTTCGGGTTGCAGACCAGGATCATCCGGGTCCGGTCGGTCACCGCCGCCGCCATCGAGGCCAGGTCGTGGCCGTGGCCGGCGTCGTTCGGCACCCGCACGCTGGTCGCGCCGCTGGTCGCCGCGATGATCGGGTACGCCTCGAAGGACCGCCACGAGTAGAGCAGCTCGTCGCCGGGCAGGCAGGTGGCCCGGACCAGGTGCTCGGCCAGCGCCACCGAGCCGCAGCCGGTGGCGATCCGGTCGGCGTCCACGCCGTACCGCTCGGCGAGGGCCTGGCGCAACGCCACCACGCCCATGTCGGGGTAGCGGTGCGAACCGGCCACCGCCTCGGTGACCGCCTCCACGACGCCGGGCAGCGGGCCGTACGGGACCTCGTTGCTGGCCAGCTTGATCGCCTCGGGCAGGCCCAGCTCGCGGGCCAGGTCGGCCGGGCTGCGGCCGGGCACGTAGTTGGGCAGCGCGTCCAGGTCGGCGCGGGTGAGCCGCAGCGGAGGATGGTGACGTCCGGTGTCGGTCATGGGGTGTCTCCCGGGGGGTTGGCGCGGTCGCGCGGGGTGGTACGGGTGTCGGGCCGGGTGCGGGGCAACTGGACCACCACGGTCTGCGCCCGTTTGTCGTGCAGGGCCTGGCGCAGCGGCTGGTCGAAGAGCGGGGAGACCGCGTCCACGAACTGGAGCACCAGGCCCAGGCCGCAGCAGTACCAGAGCAGGGTGGGCAGGCCGAGGGTGCTCCAGCGCCGGGTGGCCCGGCCGAAGCCGAGCGGTTGATCCCCCTCGACCGGCAGCGCCCGGACGCCCACCAGCCGCTTGCCGAAGGTCTGGCCGCGGGCGGCCATCGAGGGCACCTCGTACGCGAACCAGAGCGCGGTGGCGATCAGCAGGATGGCGATCTGGAGCCCGGCAGCCTGGTCGCCCGGCTGGGGCAGCCCGTCGGTGGAGGTGTCCCCGGCCAGCGACCGGCGCACCGACTCCCGCAGGTACGGCGAGATCTCCTCGACGTAGCGCCAGACGAACCAGCCGTTGACCACGGCGTTGAGCAGGAACACCACGCCGAGGTCGATCAGGCGGGCGACCAGTCGGGCGCCGTACGAGGCGAGCGGCAGCCCGTGTGGGCGCGGCGCCGGGGGTCGCCCCGGCCAGCCGGGGTACGGCCAGCCCGGCGGCGGCCCCTGCTGGCCCGGCTGGCCCGGTTGGCCAGCCCATGGGCCGGGCTGTCCGGGCTGTCCGGGCTGTCCCGGCCACGGGCCGGCCTGCCCCGGCCACGGCTGTCCCGGTCCACCGGCTGGCGGGCCCGGGTACGGCCCGGGCGCCGGCGCGCCGGGATGCGTGCCCGGCGCCGGGGCCGGCTGGCCCGCGTGCGGCGCGGCGGAGGTGGGGGCCGGTGCGGCGGCGGCGGGGGCCGGCTCGGGCGGCGGTGGTCCGTCGGGCGGGGTGGTGTCGACGGGGATCGGCGCGCCGAGCCACCCCTCGCCGTCCCAGTACCGGCGGGTCTCGGGGTCGGCGGGGTCGACGTACCAGCCGGGTTGCACGCTCACGGCCGTGCCTCGCGGTGCTCGCTCACGGTGCAACCTTAACGACGACCGTTCCGGCGAACTTGTCGTGCAGGCACTGCTGCCAGGGCTTGTCCCAGAGCTGCCAGAACCCGTCGAGGTAGTTGGCGAAGGGCACCAGCGAGCCGGCGACGAACTCCACCAGGTACCGCCGGCCGAGGACGCCCCGGGTCAGCGGCGCGCTCGGGTCGAGCGGGACGATGCGCAGCTTCATCGCCTTCTTGCCGAGCGTCTGGCCGGTCCGGCGGGCGTACTCGACGTGGTAGAGCCAGTAGAAGGCGAACATCACCAGCACCAGCCCGGCCTCGGCGAGCAGGAACGGCAGGAAGAAGTCGGTCAGCATGGTGGCCGGGTCGGGCTCGGCCATCGTCCCGTCCGGTGCGACCGTCATCATCTCGTTGAACATCCGGAACCACAGCCAGAGGAAGACCGGCAGGAAGAGCACCATGGCCACTCCGTAGGCCACCGCGGTGTCGATCAGCCAGGCCACCAGCCGGTCGGCGAACCCGGCCAGCGGCTGCCCGTTGGGGGCCCGGGTGGGCGGCACGAAGGCGGCGTGCGGGGCGTACCCCGGGGGTGGTGGCGGGTAGCTCGGCAGCCCGGCGTACGTGGGCGGAGTGCGCTGCGGTGGCGGCAGGTACGGCCCGGACGGCGGCGCGAAGCCGCCGCCCGCGGGCGGGGGCCCGGCGGGCGGCGGAGACGCGGGGGAAGGCTCGGTCACGCGGACAGTGTTACAGGTTGCCGCGCTTCTCCTGCTCCCGCTCGATGGCCTCGAACAGGGCCTTGAAGTTGCCCTTGCCGAAGCCCAGCGAGCCGTGCCGCTCGATCAGCTCGAAGAAGACGGTCGGGCGGTCCTGCACCGGCTTGGTGAAGATCTGGAGCAGGTAGCCGTCCTCGTCCCGGTCGACCAGGATCTTGCGGGACTTCAGCTCCTCGATGGGCACCCGCACCTGGCCGATCCGGGCGCGCAGCTCCGGGTCCTCGTAGTAGGAGTCCGGGGTGTCCAGGAACTCGACGCCGGCCGCACGCATGGCGTCGACGCTGGCCAGGATGTCGTTGGTGGCCACGGCGATGTGCTGGGCGCCCGGGCCCTGGTAGAACTCCAGGTACTCGTCGATCTGCGACTTCTTGCGGGCGACGGCCGGCTCGTTGAGCGGGAACTTCACCTTGCGGGTGCCGTTCGCGACCACCTTGCTCATCAGCGCGGAGTAGTCGGTGGCGATGTCGTCGCCGATGAACTCGGCCATGTTGCTGAAGCCCATGACGCGCTTGTAGAACTCGACCCACTCGTCCATCCGGCCCAGCTCCACGTTGCCGACCACGTGGTCGACGGCCTGGAAGAAGCGCTTCGGCTGGATGCCCGCGTCGATCATCGGCTGCCGGTCCACGATCGGGCCGCGGGCCACGAAGCCGGGCAGGAACGGGCCGGTGTACCGGGACCGGTCGACCAGCGTGTGCCGGGTGTCGCCGTACGCGGCGATGGCCGCCATCCGGACGGTGCCGTGCTCGTCGCTGACGTCGTGCGGCTCGACCAGGCCGGTCGCGCCCTGGGCGGTGGCGTGCGCGTACGCGGCGTCCACGTCCGGCACCTCCAGCGCGATGTCGGAGACGCCGTCGCTGTGCTTCGCGACGTGCTCGCTGCCCTCGGCGTCCGGCCGGACCGCGCCGGTCAGCACGAACCGGGCGGAGCCGCTGGTCAGCACGTACTGGGCGTGGTCCCGGTAGCCCTGCTCCGGCCCCCGGTACGCCACGCACGTCATGCCGAAGGCGGTGGAGTAGTAGTGGGCGGCCTGCTTGGCGTTGCCCACCAGGAAGTGCACGTGGTCGAGGCCCTTGACCGGGAACGGGTCGCGGGTGATGTCGTGGTCGACGGCGCCGACGAGGGCGTCGACGTCGACCTCCTCGGTCGACTGGGGTCGGTCGATCGCCTGGGTCATGATGGCCTCCCTTGCGTACCGGCCGGCCTCGTGGGCCGCCGTTGCTCTGCTGTTCTGGCGAGGATCGCTGCGTCGCCGCCAGTTGGGCAATAGTCGGCGGAAACTCTGGTCAGGTTGTGCATTCAGTAATATGAAACCCCATGAACACTGGTCAGGATGTACAGCTCGACTCGCTGGACGCGCGCTTGATCGATCTGCTCGCCGAGGAACCCCGGATCGGGGTGCTGGAGTGCTCGCGGCGGCTCGGCGTGGCCCGGGGCACCGTCCAGGCCCGGCTCGACAAGCTGATCGAGCGCGGGGTGGTCG is part of the Micromonospora halotolerans genome and encodes:
- the hisC gene encoding histidinol-phosphate transaminase; this encodes MTDTGRHHPPLRLTRADLDALPNYVPGRSPADLARELGLPEAIKLASNEVPYGPLPGVVEAVTEAVAGSHRYPDMGVVALRQALAERYGVDADRIATGCGSVALAEHLVRATCLPGDELLYSWRSFEAYPIIAATSGATSVRVPNDAGHGHDLASMAAAVTDRTRMILVCNPNNPTGTAVRKAELDCFLDAVPDDVLVVIDEAYREFVTDAQVPDGLSYLDRPNVAVLRTLSKAWGLAGLRIGWLVAEPTVAAAVRKVVTPFSTSMAAQAGALAALAQADEVERRCALVVAERDRVTEALRKFVPDVPDSQANFVWLPLGERAVEFGRACEARGVIVRPFPGDGVRVTIGTPAENDAFLVAAEAAVA
- a CDS encoding RDD family protein, with protein sequence MTEPSPASPPPAGPPPAGGGFAPPSGPYLPPPQRTPPTYAGLPSYPPPPPGYAPHAAFVPPTRAPNGQPLAGFADRLVAWLIDTAVAYGVAMVLFLPVFLWLWFRMFNEMMTVAPDGTMAEPDPATMLTDFFLPFLLAEAGLVLVMFAFYWLYHVEYARRTGQTLGKKAMKLRIVPLDPSAPLTRGVLGRRYLVEFVAGSLVPFANYLDGFWQLWDKPWQQCLHDKFAGTVVVKVAP
- a CDS encoding outer membrane protein assembly factor BamB family protein, which codes for MGKPAGRRIMVAVVAVLAVAAAAAVVVRVLAPAEVETVARGAYPAAPTPPVGVIGRLPVAPLVVDGRLRVYAGARQVYADQPVSGKHRVTPFWSYRRWPAKLVGVLAEGTTVVSRWSDGKLVALDARTGRVAWRADGPEPGDVPKPRRTYAATVWDPAGLHVTRSADGRTVLVAAGPGGVGGYALADGRRLWRSEVARGCRADVGTTAAGELLGVDSCAGPATVEFRDAATGAVRTRWRPPDAPEQLVVTPLGCRDGNSACRGLRTSGRGDETGRGWLVPGAGAPVAAPALDGPDSELDGEHAVGAAGGVVTGRSARTGAQVWRRDDLGQVRILAVEPGRVHLLTGARELVTIDPATGAERSRFTMDIGRDGTGWQPGRAHAVDGYVAVERLRERARPDDDDQGYFLMAEPVLLART
- a CDS encoding DUF397 domain-containing protein; translation: MTELTGAIWRTSSRSNDQGLCVEVATNVVAAHGVVGVRDSKDRQGPALAVSPPGWTAFVAAIRGDAFRS
- a CDS encoding RDD family protein encodes the protein MSVQPGWYVDPADPETRRYWDGEGWLGAPIPVDTTPPDGPPPPEPAPAAAAPAPTSAAPHAGQPAPAPGTHPGAPAPGPYPGPPAGGPGQPWPGQAGPWPGQPGQPGQPGPWAGQPGQPGQQGPPPGWPYPGWPGRPPAPRPHGLPLASYGARLVARLIDLGVVFLLNAVVNGWFVWRYVEEISPYLRESVRRSLAGDTSTDGLPQPGDQAAGLQIAILLIATALWFAYEVPSMAARGQTFGKRLVGVRALPVEGDQPLGFGRATRRWSTLGLPTLLWYCCGLGLVLQFVDAVSPLFDQPLRQALHDKRAQTVVVQLPRTRPDTRTTPRDRANPPGDTP
- the hppD gene encoding 4-hydroxyphenylpyruvate dioxygenase gives rise to the protein MTQAIDRPQSTEEVDVDALVGAVDHDITRDPFPVKGLDHVHFLVGNAKQAAHYYSTAFGMTCVAYRGPEQGYRDHAQYVLTSGSARFVLTGAVRPDAEGSEHVAKHSDGVSDIALEVPDVDAAYAHATAQGATGLVEPHDVSDEHGTVRMAAIAAYGDTRHTLVDRSRYTGPFLPGFVARGPIVDRQPMIDAGIQPKRFFQAVDHVVGNVELGRMDEWVEFYKRVMGFSNMAEFIGDDIATDYSALMSKVVANGTRKVKFPLNEPAVARKKSQIDEYLEFYQGPGAQHIAVATNDILASVDAMRAAGVEFLDTPDSYYEDPELRARIGQVRVPIEELKSRKILVDRDEDGYLLQIFTKPVQDRPTVFFELIERHGSLGFGKGNFKALFEAIEREQEKRGNL
- a CDS encoding SRPBCC family protein, translating into MSTVTVSAFIEAQDVDVWRLLTDLPARADWLSAVGDVEILTSGDLGAGTAWRETRVRPDGVAEPEEFLVVEAVAPARLVLSSRGAGADYRITWTLRTVERRRRGCTEVTVEHEAVPTRPYGRVLALILGGLAARAVEGALRRDLADLALAVGPTRSAEAA
- the fahA gene encoding fumarylacetoacetase gives rise to the protein MSWVTGAAGSAYGVANLPYGVFRQGDREPRIGVRIGDFVLDLAGAEAAGLVLAAGALGRHTLNDFMALGRPQWTAVRQRITELLTDPAHRPAVEPLLVPLREVELLLPFEVADYVDFYSSEHHASNVGQIFRPGQPPLLPNWKHVPIGYHGRAGTVVVSGTPVVRPTGQRATAQGPTTGASVRLDIEAEVGFVVGVPSRLGDRVPVADFADHVFGVVLVNDWSARDIQAWEYQPLGPFLGKSFATSVSAWVTPLDALADAFVPAPDQDPPVQDYLHDTPHLGLDLSLSVEWNGERVAEPPFATMYWTPAQQLAHLTVNGAALRTGDLYASGTVSGPERGQVGSFLELTWGGAEPVKFADGAERTFLEDGDTVTITATAPGPDGTTIALGEVSGSILPAR